From a single Oreochromis niloticus isolate F11D_XX linkage group LG3, O_niloticus_UMD_NMBU, whole genome shotgun sequence genomic region:
- the LOC100708740 gene encoding uncharacterized protein LOC100708740 isoform X8 yields the protein MDSFAMESSSFLEKMICRILLLIILTSCVSGSFVVNVTQTSYQAEENHNITLEWTFTTKPDRSSKTLNILCEHFISDKLSVLFHVHEGVEVSESQDAKFSGRVQSDKDALREGRIRLQLSRLRTDDSGLYLCEVNTDYGFSVGRCRLNITGGQQNKLSTLNAS from the exons ATGGACTCTTTCGCTATGGAATCTTCATCTTTCCT ggagaagatgatctgcaggatcctgctgctcatcatcctcacctcatgtgtctctg GATCATTTGTAGTCAATGTGACACAGACCTCCTATCAGGCAGAGGAGaaccacaacatcacactggagtGGACGTTCACCACCAAACCTGACAGATCCTCCAAAACTCTCAACATCCTCTGTGAACACTTCATCAGCGATAAACTCTCAGTCCTGTTTCATGTTCATGAAGGTGTTGAGGTGTCAGAGTCTCAGGATGCAAAGTTTTCAGGACGAGTCCAGAGTGACAAAGACGCCCTCAGAGAAGGACGAATCAGACTTCAACTGTCCAGACTCAGGACTGATGACTCGGGTCTGTACCTGTGTGAGGTCAACACTGATTATggcttcagtgttggaagatgTCGACTCAACATCACTG GAGGCCAGCAGAATAAACTATCCACGCTGAACGCTTCCTGA
- the LOC100708740 gene encoding uncharacterized protein LOC100708740 isoform X1, translating into MDSFAMESSSFLEKMICRILLLIILTSCVSGSFVVNVTQTSYQAEENHNITLEWTFTTKPDRSSKTLNILCEHFISDKLSVLFHVHEGVEVSESQDAKFSGRVQSDKDALREGRIRLQLSRLRTDDSGLYLCEVNTDYGFSVGRCRLNITAFSDQLQPQRPTTNSTAENEGMIGFYILMGVSAALLAVFVILIYFRNKARTQNSVAEVQMLSFL; encoded by the exons ATGGACTCTTTCGCTATGGAATCTTCATCTTTCCT ggagaagatgatctgcaggatcctgctgctcatcatcctcacctcatgtgtctctg GATCATTTGTAGTCAATGTGACACAGACCTCCTATCAGGCAGAGGAGaaccacaacatcacactggagtGGACGTTCACCACCAAACCTGACAGATCCTCCAAAACTCTCAACATCCTCTGTGAACACTTCATCAGCGATAAACTCTCAGTCCTGTTTCATGTTCATGAAGGTGTTGAGGTGTCAGAGTCTCAGGATGCAAAGTTTTCAGGACGAGTCCAGAGTGACAAAGACGCCCTCAGAGAAGGACGAATCAGACTTCAACTGTCCAGACTCAGGACTGATGACTCGGGTCTGTACCTGTGTGAGGTCAACACTGATTATggcttcagtgttggaagatgTCGACTCAACATCACTG CATTTTCTGATCAGCTCCAACCTCAGAGACCAACAACAAACTCAACAGCAGAAAATGAGGGAATGATTGGTTTCTACATTTTAATGGGAGTGTCAGCAGCTCTGCTGGCTGTGTTTGTAATacttatttatttcagaaaTAAAGCCAGGACACAGAACTCTGTAGCAGAAGTACAGATGCTGAGCTTCTTATAG
- the LOC112843490 gene encoding uncharacterized protein LOC112843490 → MICRILLLTILTSCVSGSFVVNVTQTSYQAEENHNITLEWTFTTKPDRSTRSLFILCSFSHKLHEILPDRVIPEVLTPNKTLYRVDRGEEVTDSQDKDFTGRLSSDKDALREGRIRLQLSRLRTDDSGLYLCDVNTDHGSGYKSCQLNVTAADELPLSPRAERRRNISFSAGVLLLIGIPAASAVALFVCVFWVIFCKSG, encoded by the exons ATGATCTGCAGGATCCTGCTGCTCACCATCCTCACCTCGTGTGTCTCTG gaTCATTTGTAGTCAATGTGACACAGACCTCCTATCAGGCAGAGGAGaaccacaacatcacactggagtGGACGTTCACCACCAAACCTGACAGATCCACCAGATCTCTTTTTATCCTTTGTAGCTTTTCTCACAAATTGCATGAAATATTACCTGACCGTGTAATCCCAGAAGTATTAACCCCAAACAAAACCTTGTATCGTGTGGATCGTGGTGAAGAGGTCACAGATTCTCAGGACAAAGACTTTACAGGAAGATTGTCTAGTGACAAAGACGCCCTCAGAGAAGGAAGAATCAGACTTCAACTGTCCAGACTCAGGACTGATGACTCGGGTCTGTACCTGTGTGATGTGAACACTGATCATGGTTCTGGCTATAAGAGCTGTCAACTCAATGTCACAG CAGCTGATGAACTTCCTTTGAGTCCTCGAGCAGAGAGACGGAGAAACATCAGCTTTTCTGCTGGAGTGTTACTGCTGATTGGAATACCAGCAGCAAGTGCCGTGGctctttttgtctgtgttttttgggtGATCTTTTGTAAAAGCGGATGA